The Niastella koreensis GR20-10 genome includes a window with the following:
- a CDS encoding DUF72 domain-containing protein, whose amino-acid sequence MKFGKLPVSELDTVDFTLPPEPAGNKKILGGVKKPIVNIRIGCPQWGVPGWLGKIYPARAKEKDFLSNYVQHYNCIELNATHYKIYDQAAITKWADKANGRDFTFCPKLYQGVTHLGGLRGKESMINEFLQGVKAFKEHLGPLFIQLSDSFGPNRKDELFAFLKALPGDVAFFLEVRHPDWFAQEAIRKEYFNTLYLLKKGAVITDTAGRRDCAHMHLTIPKAFVRFVANSMHPTDYSRLDAWIDRIINWMEQGLEELYFFVHMEDELYSPELIIYLTDKLNAACGLQLAQPHFIEPEGQAAGTQITFFD is encoded by the coding sequence ATGAAATTTGGAAAACTGCCTGTAAGTGAATTAGATACAGTGGATTTTACACTTCCACCTGAGCCAGCCGGCAATAAAAAGATCCTGGGTGGAGTGAAAAAGCCCATCGTAAATATCCGGATCGGGTGTCCGCAATGGGGCGTACCAGGCTGGCTGGGCAAAATTTACCCGGCCAGGGCAAAGGAGAAAGATTTCTTAAGCAACTATGTACAACATTATAATTGCATTGAACTGAATGCCACGCATTATAAAATATACGACCAGGCGGCTATCACCAAATGGGCCGATAAAGCCAATGGCCGGGATTTTACTTTTTGTCCCAAACTGTACCAGGGTGTAACGCATCTGGGTGGCTTAAGAGGGAAGGAAAGTATGATAAATGAATTTTTACAGGGCGTAAAAGCATTTAAAGAACACCTGGGGCCATTGTTTATACAACTGAGCGATTCGTTTGGCCCTAACCGAAAAGATGAGTTGTTTGCATTTTTAAAAGCGTTACCCGGCGACGTGGCCTTCTTTCTGGAAGTGCGTCATCCCGATTGGTTTGCCCAGGAAGCTATCAGAAAAGAATACTTCAATACTTTGTATTTGCTGAAGAAAGGAGCGGTTATAACCGATACCGCAGGCCGCAGGGATTGCGCCCATATGCACCTGACCATACCAAAAGCATTTGTTCGGTTTGTGGCCAATAGCATGCACCCGACAGACTATTCCCGGCTGGATGCCTGGATTGACCGCATCATTAACTGGATGGAACAAGGGTTAGAGGAACTGTATTTCTTTGTGCATATGGAAGATGAATTGTATTCGCCCGAATTGATCATTTACCTCACCGATAAACTCAATGCCGCCTGTGGCTTGCAGCTGGCTCAGCCGCATTTTATAGAACCCGAAGGACAGGCAGCAGGTACGCAGATAACGTTTTTTGATTGA
- a CDS encoding Y-family DNA polymerase encodes MKAIVDCNSFYCSAERLFRPDLQHKPVVVLSNNDGCIVSRSDEAKAAGVGMAAPYFEAKPLIQQHNISVFSSNYNLYGDLSWRVMETLRMLLGDAGKVEVYSVDEAFIDLGYVQEEKLYETAMHIRQTVEQWTGISVSIGVAPTKTLAKLANYLAKKNKAATQCVYVLANRQQQVTAMQQTRVGNVWGVGWAYAQKLINLGITSAWELCTMSEEWASSNLGGVTGARLVRELNGLPSCEMEKPLVNKKMIATTRMFGQPVTNINDIKEAIATYTSRAAEKLRRQHSAARVISVFIVPREQNYEVNFRRGATVSSHVTLPTATSCTNELIKPAVQLVESLYEQGKVYKKAGVMLTGLEPDESIQGNLFLLEPQKYNRLLMSMMDNINFSMRDDVLKFAASGLTRDWKMRQELRSKRYTTRWEELYEVS; translated from the coding sequence ATGAAAGCAATTGTTGATTGCAACAGCTTCTATTGTTCAGCCGAACGCCTGTTCAGGCCCGATCTGCAACACAAACCGGTGGTAGTATTAAGCAACAACGACGGGTGCATTGTTTCCCGCAGCGATGAAGCCAAAGCCGCTGGTGTGGGGATGGCTGCTCCTTATTTTGAAGCGAAACCGCTTATTCAACAACACAACATTTCAGTATTTTCATCCAACTACAATTTATATGGCGATCTCAGCTGGCGGGTTATGGAAACTTTACGCATGTTATTGGGCGATGCCGGCAAGGTAGAAGTATATTCGGTTGACGAAGCCTTTATTGATCTTGGCTATGTACAGGAGGAAAAACTGTATGAAACAGCCATGCACATCCGCCAAACGGTTGAACAATGGACCGGCATTTCCGTATCCATTGGGGTGGCGCCAACCAAAACCCTGGCCAAGCTGGCCAACTACCTGGCCAAGAAAAACAAAGCGGCTACGCAATGTGTGTATGTACTGGCCAACAGGCAACAACAGGTAACTGCCATGCAACAAACCCGCGTGGGTAATGTATGGGGCGTTGGCTGGGCCTATGCCCAAAAACTCATTAACCTGGGAATTACCAGCGCCTGGGAATTATGCACCATGTCTGAGGAATGGGCCTCTTCCAATTTGGGAGGTGTTACCGGCGCCCGCCTTGTCAGGGAATTAAACGGACTGCCATCATGCGAAATGGAAAAGCCGCTGGTCAATAAAAAAATGATCGCCACTACCCGCATGTTTGGTCAGCCGGTAACCAACATTAATGATATTAAAGAAGCTATTGCTACTTATACATCCAGGGCAGCCGAAAAATTACGGCGACAGCACAGCGCGGCCCGGGTTATCAGTGTTTTTATTGTTCCCCGCGAACAGAACTATGAGGTAAATTTTCGCCGCGGTGCTACGGTAAGCTCGCATGTTACTTTACCAACTGCCACCAGTTGTACCAACGAGTTAATAAAACCCGCGGTACAATTGGTAGAATCATTGTACGAACAGGGTAAGGTGTATAAAAAAGCAGGTGTTATGCTGACGGGCCTTGAACCGGATGAATCTATTCAGGGTAATTTATTTTTACTAGAGCCACAGAAGTATAACCGGCTTTTGATGAGCATGATGGATAATATCAACTTCAGCATGCGAGATGATGTGCTGAAATTCGCGGCCTCGGGGCTTACCCGTGACTGGAAAATGCGGCAGGAATTACGCAGTAAACGATACACTACGCGTTGGGAAGAATTATACGAAGTAAGCTAG
- a CDS encoding LexA family protein translates to MEGEFFNETSYRGTKKFSQQDVKTADATGFGAAADDYMERGIDLNEQLIRNKPATFFMRVRGDAMTGAGIYDGDTIIVDRSIKAESGKVVVAILNGEMFIRRLEKTFNKVRLLSEDKKHATIEVDASCDELGIWGVVTYSIHQV, encoded by the coding sequence ATGGAGGGGGAATTTTTTAACGAAACATCGTACCGGGGAACAAAAAAGTTCTCGCAACAGGATGTTAAAACAGCTGATGCCACTGGCTTTGGCGCTGCGGCGGATGATTACATGGAACGCGGTATTGACCTGAATGAACAATTGATCCGTAATAAACCTGCCACCTTTTTTATGCGTGTACGCGGCGACGCTATGACAGGCGCCGGCATTTATGATGGGGACACAATTATTGTCGATCGTAGTATAAAAGCCGAGAGTGGTAAAGTGGTAGTAGCCATATTAAATGGAGAAATGTTCATTCGCCGGCTGGAAAAAACATTCAATAAAGTACGGCTGTTGTCCGAAGACAAAAAGCATGCAACCATTGAGGTAGATGCATCGTGCGATGAACTGGGGATCTGGGGCGTTGTAACATACAGTATCCATCAGGTTTAA